From Gallaecimonas pentaromativorans:
AAGTTTTGATTATGTCGAAATCAGGTCTGACGAGCACGGAGCTCCGTGCTGCATTCTCACTGGCCTCGGTCTTTTCCCTGCGCATGCTGGGGCTATTCATGATCCTGCCGGTCTTCGCCCTTTACGGTCAGCATTTAGAAGGCTATTCGCCGCTGTGGGTGGGCATCGCCATCGGTGCCTACGGCCTGACCCAGGCCGTGCTGCAAATCCCCATGGGTATGGCCTCGGACAGGTTCGGCCGCCGTAAGATCATTATTCTGGGTTTGTTGATGTTTTCCGCCGGTTCGGCGGTGGCCGCCTCGGCCCACACCGTATGGGGCGTGGTACTGGGCCGGGCCATGCAGGGGGCTGGCGCCATTGCCTCGGCAGTGCTGGCCCTGGCTGCCGACTTAAGCCGTGACGAGCAGCGCCCCAAGGTGATGGCCATTATCGGGGTGTCTATCGGCACCTCCTTTGCCATTGCCATGGTGGCCGGGCCGATACTGGCCTCCCATTGGGGCTTGTCGGGGCTGTTCTGGCTCACCGCCGTGCTGGCGCTGGTGGGGATTGCGGTGGTGCAACTGGCGGTGCCCAAGGTGGTCAGCCAGGCGCCCAAAGGCGATACCATGCCGGCCCCCAAACGGCTCGGCAAGATGCTCAAAGACCCCCAGCTTATTCGCCTGGATCTGGGCATCTTCCTGCTGCACTTTTTGCTCACCTCCATCTTCGTGGTGATGCCGTCGATGCTGGTGCAGGCCGGCTTGCCGTCTGACCGCCACTGGGAGCTCTATTTCCCCATCGTGGTGATTGCCTTCTTCGGCATGGTGCCGATGATCATCATCGCCGAGAAAAAACACCTGTCGCGGCAGATGGTGCAAGTGGCGCTGGTGATCATGCTCGGTGCCCTGGCTGCGGCCTGGTTCCT
This genomic window contains:
- a CDS encoding MFS transporter, which translates into the protein MSKSGLTSTELRAAFSLASVFSLRMLGLFMILPVFALYGQHLEGYSPLWVGIAIGAYGLTQAVLQIPMGMASDRFGRRKIIILGLLMFSAGSAVAASAHTVWGVVLGRAMQGAGAIASAVLALAADLSRDEQRPKVMAIIGVSIGTSFAIAMVAGPILASHWGLSGLFWLTAVLALVGIAVVQLAVPKVVSQAPKGDTMPAPKRLGKMLKDPQLIRLDLGIFLLHFLLTSIFVVMPSMLVQAGLPSDRHWELYFPIVVIAFFGMVPMIIIAEKKHLSRQMVQVALVIMLGALAAAWFLKHWLWGLIAALMLFFIAFNFLEATLPALIARIAPAGDKGSAMGIYSSSQFLGAFFGGSLAGAMAQYADKQGVLIMAAALVLLWLWMSRGMRHPSNLKSVSLSADSLRGREKQVADGLSALPGVLEVNVMAEESAIYLKVNTQEFELAEARALLAKAG